The DNA window CACCTGCTCGCGACCGCCCTGGGGATCCCCCCGGAGCAGAGGCAGAAGAGTCCGGCCGGTCATCGCCGCGACCGGCTTCAGCCCGGCGGCTTCAAGGAGCGTCGGCGCGAGATCGGTGAGGCTGACGAGCGCGTCGACGACGGTCCCGCGGGCCGCAACCGCCGGCCAGCGAATGGCCAGCGGCACGCGCGCGCCGCCGTCGTAGACGTTGGCCTTCGCTCGCGGGAACGGCATGCCGTTGTCCGAGGTGACGATGACGATCGTGTTCTCCAGCTCGCCGGCGCGCTCGAGCGTCTCGAGCATGCGCGCCACGTCGCGATCGAACCGCTGCACTTCGAGGTAGTAGTCGAGCAGATCGCCGCGGACGATCGGCGTGTCGGGCAGGTAGCCGGGAACCGAGACGCGATCGATCGCGAGTCCGGCGCGCGCGCCGCTGCCCTCCTCGTACGGGCGGTGTGGATCGCTGCTGCCGAACCAGAAGCTGAAGGGACGATCTCCGGGACGCGCCGCCATGAAGTCGTCGAACGACTTGAACTGCGGACCGGCGGGGTTGCGCGCGCGGCCGCCGGGCTCGAAGCGCCCCGGTCCCCAGCCCTTGCCGCTGAAGCCGACGACGTAGCCGGCCTCTTCCAGCAGATCGGGAAGCACCGGAATGGCTTTCGGCAGGAACCCGTGAAGATTGGCCCCTTCCTGCAGGCGGTGGACGGCCTGGCCCGCGAGCAGCGCGGCACGCGATGGAGTGCACGAGGGGGACGCGACGAACGCATGCGTGAACCGCGCCCCTTCCCGCGCGATGCGGTCGAACGCCGGCGTGCGCACGGTGCGATCGCCATCACTGCTGGTGTGGGGGTACGACCAGTCGTCGGCGATCGCGATGACGATGTTCGGACGCCGCGCGGCGGCCGGCTGCTGCCGCCGCCGCAGCCGGTCGAGCGTCGCCGCCATGGCGCGCACTCGTTCAGGCTGCGCCGCGGCGAGGTTATTCCGCTCGCCGGGATCGCCGGTCAAGTCGTAGAGTTGCGGCTCGGGATCGTTGCCCAGCTCGGTGTTGGTGTTCGCCTGGATCCGCGGCCCCTGGCTGGGCGGGATGTACTTCCACGCACCCTCCCGCAAGGCAACCCGCGCGCCCGACTGCTCCACCAGTGCCGCGCGTCCGGCCTGCGACTGTCCCAGCAGCGCCGGCAGCACGTTCTCGCTGTCAGACGGCGAGATCCCGGTCACGGGCTGTCCGAGCAGGGCCGCGAACGAGGCGAGGAAGTCGACTTGCGAGACGAGCGCGTTCGAGATGCCCGGCTTGACGCGGGCGGGCCAGCGCACGATCAGCGGCACCCGCGTGCCTCCCTCGAAGGTGCTGTACTTGCCGCCGCGAAACGGCCCCGCGGGTCTGTGATCGCCCAGCAGCTCGACGGCGCGATCGCGGTAGCCGTCGTCCACCACCGGACCGTTGTCGCTCGTGAACAGGACGAGCGTATTCCGCGTCAGGCCGAGGCGATCGAGCGTGGACAGCAGTTCGCCGATCGACGAGTCGAGCTGCGCGATCGCGTCGCCCCGCGGCCCCATCGACGTGGCGCCGGCGAAGCGCGGGTGCGGCACGCGGGGGACGTGCGGCTCGTGCAGGGCGAAGTAGAGGAAGAACGGCTTCGCGCGATGCTGCTCGATGAAGGCGATCGCACGGCGCGTGAAGACGTCGCCCATCTCCTCGTCCTTCCACAGCGCCGTCTTGCCGCCGGTCATGTAGCCGATGCGGCTGATGCCGTTGACGATCGTCTGGTCGTGGCCGTGGCTCGGGTGAAGCTTCAGCAGCTGCGGGCTGCCGCGTCCGGTCGGCCAGTCGCCGACCGGCTCTCCGTAGTTCACGCGGATCGGATCGGCGGGATCGAGATTCGCGACCCGCCGGTTCTCGACATACACGGTCGGCACACGATCGCCGGTCGCCGCCATGATGAATGCCGAGTCGAACCCGATCTCGAGCGGCCCCGGACGGATCTCGCCGTTCCAGTCGGGCCCTCCGGCGGGGCCGAGCCCGAGGTGCCACTTGCCCACCACGCCGGTCGCATAGCCCGCCTTCTGAAACACGGTCGCCAGCGACGTCCGTCCCGGCTCGATGACCAGCGCCGCGTCGCCGGGAAGCACCCCGGTGCCCGGCTTGCGGAAGGCATACTCGCCCGTCAGCATGGCGTAGCGCGATGGCGTGCACGTCGCCGCGGGTGAATGGCCGTCGGTGAACCGGAGACCTTCGCGGGCCAGACGATCGACGTGCGGCGTCTTCATCCGCCCCGGCGGACCGTAGGCCGACACGTCCCCGTAACCGAGATCGTCGGCATAGACGACGATGACGTTGGGGCGGTCCTGCGCCGAGGCGCCGGAGGGTGCCAACGCAAGGACGAGCGCGGATACGGCAAGCGCGGATTTCATATTGCTCCCCTCCTGCGGCCGTGCGAGTATGCCACGCATGCGCCACGGCAGCGTCCGGGTCCTGTGGGCGGCGGCGTGGGCGATCCTGTGGATCGCGGGGACCGCATCCGCGCAGACCGCGCGCCGGCCCAACGTCCTCCTCATCATGGCGGACGATCTCAACGATCACCTGGGGACGTACGGGCACCCCCTCGTCAAGACGCCGCATCTCGACCGGCTGGCGGCAAGAGGCGTTCGATTCGATCGGGCCTACACGCAGTTTCCGCTCTGCAGTCCGAGCCGGGTGTCGCTGTTGACCGGGCTGCGTCCCGACACGACGCGGGTTCACGATCTGGTCACGGACTTCCGCAGGAACATCCCGGATGCCGTCACGCTGCCGCAGATGTTCAAGCGCAACGGCTACGTGGCGGCGCGGGTCGGCAAGATCTATCACTACGGGAATCCCGGACAGATCGGCACCAGCGGCCTCGACGATCCGGCGTCGTGGGACGAGGTCGTCAATCCGCGCGGCATCGACAAGGACGAAGAAGGCAGCCTGATCAACTTCACGCCGGGGCGCGGCATCGGCAGCACGCTTGCCTACTACGCCTCCCCCGCCGCGGACGACGCCCACACGGACGGCAAGGTGGCGCTCGAGACGATCGCGCTGCTCGAGAAGCACAAGGATCGCCCGTTCTTCATCGGCGCCGGCTTCTACCGGCCGCACTGCCCGTTCATCGCGCCGGCGAAGTATTTCGATCTCTACCCGCTGGATCGCATCGCCGCGCCGCCGGCCGCGATCTCGCCGGCCGTGCCGGCGGCGGCCTGGTTCACCACGCCGCCGCACTGGGGCATCAGCGAGCAGGCGCAGCGGGAAACCATCCGCGCCTACTACGCGTCGATCAGTTTTCTCGACGCCAACATCGGCCGCGTGCTCGAGGCGCTCGATCGCCTCGGCCTGGCGAAGAACACGATCGTCGTGTTCATCAGCGATCACGGCTATCACCTCGGCGAGCAGGGTCAGTGGATGAAGCAGACGCTCTTCGAGCGGTCGGCGCGCGCGCCGCTGATTATCGCCGGCCCCGGCGTGGCGGCCGCCGGACGCGCGACCTCGCGCGTCGTCGAGTTCCTCGACGTGTATCCGACCCTGGCGTCGCTGGCCGGTGTGCGTCCGCCGGACGGCCTCCACGGGCGTTCGCTGGCGCCGCTGCTGAAGAATCCATCGGCGACGTGGGACCGGCCTGCAATTACGCAGGTGCGCCGCGGACCGGCCGCGGCGCCGTTCTTCGGCTACAGCGTTCGCACCGAGAAGTGGCGGTACACGGAATGGGACGGCGGCAAACGCGGCGTCGAGCTGTATGACGAGATCGCCGATCCGCACGAGATGACCAACCTGGCGGACGATCCGAAGCACGAGAAGACCAGGCGCGGCCTGCAGCGGCTGCTGCCGCGCCCGCAGACCAGATGATCCGCGGCGCCGCGCTGACGGCAGTGGTGATGCTGACGGCGGCGGCCGCAGTGCAGCCGCCCGCCCCGCCGCGCACGCGGCCCAACATCGTCTGGATCTCGAACGAGGACATGAGCCCGCGGCTCGGCGCGTACGGCGACGCCGTCGCGCGGACGCCGGTGCTCGATCGGCTGGCGAAGGAATCGGTTCGCTTCACCAACGCCTACACGACGGCGCCGGTCTGCGCGCCGAGCCGCGCCGCGATCATCACGGGCATGTACCAGACGACGATTGGCGCGCAGCACATGCGCACCACCGAGGATCGCGTGCCCGAGCTGCCCGGTCCGTATCTGGCCGTGCCGCCGTTCTACGTGAAGGCGTTCCCCGAGTATCTGCGCGCCGCCGGCTATTACACGACCAATCGGAGCAAGACCGACTATCAGTTCGGCGTGCCGTTCACCATCTGGGACGAGACCAGCCGCACGGCGCACTGGCGCAACCGCGCGGACAAGAACCAGCCGTTCTTCTCGGTGTTCAACCTCGAGGTGACGCACGAGAGCCAGATCTTTCCCTCGAGCCCGGCGCGCGCCGGCAAGCCGCTGATCACCAATCCCGAGACGCTCGAGGTGCCGCCGTACTATCCGGACACGCCGCCGGTGCGCCAGGAACTGGCGCGGATGTACGACAACATCGCCGACATGGACGCGCAGGTCGGCGCGATCCTCAGGCAGCTCGACGAGGACGGGCTGGCCGACAACACCATCGTCTTCTACTGGAGCGATCACGGCGACGGCGTACCGCGCGCCAAACGATCGCTCTACGATTCGGGGCTGCGCGCGCCGTTGATGATCCGCTGGCCGAAGCGGCTCGGGCCGCCGTCGGCCCCGGGCTCCGTCAGGGACGACCTGGTCAGCTTCGTCGATCTCGCCCCGACCGTGCTGGCGCTGGCCGGCGTGGAGATCCCGGCGCACCTGCAGGGACGCGCGCTCGCCGGCCCGGGCGCCGCGGCGCCACCCGCATACGTGTTCGCGGCGCGCGATCGCATGGACATCGAGTACGACATGATGCGCTCGGCGCGCGACGCCCGCTTTCTGTACATCCGCAACTTTGCGCCGGAACTGCCGTACGCCGGCCACATCATCTACCGGAACCAGAGCGCGATCATGCAGGAGTGGTTCAGGCTCCAGGCGGCGCGCGCCCTCACCGGGCCGGCGGCGCTGTGGATGCGGACCAGCCGGCCGGCGGAGGAGCTGTACGACACGAAGGCGGATCCGCACCAGATCCGCAACCTCTCGGCCGACCCGGCACACCGCGGCACTCTCGAGCGGATGCGGAAGGCGGTGACCGACTGGATGGCGCGCACCAACGATCAGGGGCTCATCAACGAGGCCGAGATGATCCAGCGCATGTGGCCCGGCGGCGTGCAGCCCGAGACGGCGCAGCCCTACATCGTGCCGCGCCGCTCGACCGACGCCCCGTCGCGTCCGCCGTCGATCGCGATCGATGATCCGACCGAGTTCGTGATCTACGTGCCGACGCAGGGGGCCTCGATCGGCTACACGACGGAGGACGGCGCAACGGCGAAGTGGCGGCTGTACTCGGGTCCGATTCTGGTGACGGCGCCGATGACGCTCCGCGCCAAGGCGATCCGCTACGGCTACAAG is part of the Vicinamibacterales bacterium genome and encodes:
- a CDS encoding sulfatase-like hydrolase/transferase, which gives rise to MKSALAVSALVLALAPSGASAQDRPNVIVVYADDLGYGDVSAYGPPGRMKTPHVDRLAREGLRFTDGHSPAATCTPSRYAMLTGEYAFRKPGTGVLPGDAALVIEPGRTSLATVFQKAGYATGVVGKWHLGLGPAGGPDWNGEIRPGPLEIGFDSAFIMAATGDRVPTVYVENRRVANLDPADPIRVNYGEPVGDWPTGRGSPQLLKLHPSHGHDQTIVNGISRIGYMTGGKTALWKDEEMGDVFTRRAIAFIEQHRAKPFFLYFALHEPHVPRVPHPRFAGATSMGPRGDAIAQLDSSIGELLSTLDRLGLTRNTLVLFTSDNGPVVDDGYRDRAVELLGDHRPAGPFRGGKYSTFEGGTRVPLIVRWPARVKPGISNALVSQVDFLASFAALLGQPVTGISPSDSENVLPALLGQSQAGRAALVEQSGARVALREGAWKYIPPSQGPRIQANTNTELGNDPEPQLYDLTGDPGERNNLAAAQPERVRAMAATLDRLRRRQQPAAARRPNIVIAIADDWSYPHTSSDGDRTVRTPAFDRIAREGARFTHAFVASPSCTPSRAALLAGQAVHRLQEGANLHGFLPKAIPVLPDLLEEAGYVVGFSGKGWGPGRFEPGGRARNPAGPQFKSFDDFMAARPGDRPFSFWFGSSDPHRPYEEGSGARAGLAIDRVSVPGYLPDTPIVRGDLLDYYLEVQRFDRDVARMLETLERAGELENTIVIVTSDNGMPFPRAKANVYDGGARVPLAIRWPAVAARGTVVDALVSLTDLAPTLLEAAGLKPVAAMTGRTLLPLLRGDPQGGREQVFIERERHANVRRGDLSYPVRAIRTKDYLYIRNFRPDRWPAGDPELYFAVGPFGDIDGGPAKTLLLDARSDPAIARFFSLATAKRPAEELYDLRRDPDQITNLAGTPSHRAEQRRLRDRLDRWLRETGDPRAREDDDRWDRMPYYGQPVK
- a CDS encoding sulfatase, which encodes MPRMRHGSVRVLWAAAWAILWIAGTASAQTARRPNVLLIMADDLNDHLGTYGHPLVKTPHLDRLAARGVRFDRAYTQFPLCSPSRVSLLTGLRPDTTRVHDLVTDFRRNIPDAVTLPQMFKRNGYVAARVGKIYHYGNPGQIGTSGLDDPASWDEVVNPRGIDKDEEGSLINFTPGRGIGSTLAYYASPAADDAHTDGKVALETIALLEKHKDRPFFIGAGFYRPHCPFIAPAKYFDLYPLDRIAAPPAAISPAVPAAAWFTTPPHWGISEQAQRETIRAYYASISFLDANIGRVLEALDRLGLAKNTIVVFISDHGYHLGEQGQWMKQTLFERSARAPLIIAGPGVAAAGRATSRVVEFLDVYPTLASLAGVRPPDGLHGRSLAPLLKNPSATWDRPAITQVRRGPAAAPFFGYSVRTEKWRYTEWDGGKRGVELYDEIADPHEMTNLADDPKHEKTRRGLQRLLPRPQTR
- a CDS encoding sulfatase-like hydrolase/transferase, which gives rise to MIRGAALTAVVMLTAAAAVQPPAPPRTRPNIVWISNEDMSPRLGAYGDAVARTPVLDRLAKESVRFTNAYTTAPVCAPSRAAIITGMYQTTIGAQHMRTTEDRVPELPGPYLAVPPFYVKAFPEYLRAAGYYTTNRSKTDYQFGVPFTIWDETSRTAHWRNRADKNQPFFSVFNLEVTHESQIFPSSPARAGKPLITNPETLEVPPYYPDTPPVRQELARMYDNIADMDAQVGAILRQLDEDGLADNTIVFYWSDHGDGVPRAKRSLYDSGLRAPLMIRWPKRLGPPSAPGSVRDDLVSFVDLAPTVLALAGVEIPAHLQGRALAGPGAAAPPAYVFAARDRMDIEYDMMRSARDARFLYIRNFAPELPYAGHIIYRNQSAIMQEWFRLQAARALTGPAALWMRTSRPAEELYDTKADPHQIRNLSADPAHRGTLERMRKAVTDWMARTNDQGLINEAEMIQRMWPGGVQPETAQPYIVPRRSTDAPSRPPSIAIDDPTEFVIYVPTQGASIGYTTEDGATAKWRLYSGPILVTAPMTLRAKAIRYGYKESAETRVTFTSRR